One genomic window of Prochlorococcus sp. MIT 0801 includes the following:
- a CDS encoding cysteine desulfurase family protein: MKDIYLDASATTPPHLDVITKLKDIQLECWGNPSSIHKVGVIAREILERSRLSIANKLKASSDELFFTSGATESNYLALKAVSNNIDKGRIVISSVEHPSINLIANQLRNEGWDIKYWPVDRYGIIDLDLLEEVLSPPTKLVSIIWGQSEIGSIQPINLIGMECKKRNILFHTDATQVLPCGLIDWSNLNVDMLSASAHKLQGPKGIGLLMLRKGIQDLLMKNPSYGFKNGSIRSGTESVPLIAGFSTAIDLLNEYIEVKDNQTLFPVNNVSKMTSLLKKNLINNKHLTFIGPDIERLPNNLSFLCHTESMIPIKGREIVRLLSKNGVYISSGSACSSSIQGPNPILVAINVDKTFQESGLRITIGPWISNDDITSVSNIIFESLQTLELKKQ; this comes from the coding sequence ATGAAAGATATTTATCTCGATGCATCAGCGACTACTCCTCCTCATTTAGATGTTATTACTAAATTAAAGGATATTCAACTTGAATGCTGGGGTAATCCATCAAGTATTCATAAAGTTGGGGTTATCGCAAGAGAGATTTTAGAAAGATCAAGATTATCAATAGCAAATAAATTAAAAGCGTCTTCGGACGAATTATTTTTTACATCTGGAGCAACTGAATCAAATTATCTAGCTCTAAAAGCTGTATCTAATAATATTGATAAAGGAAGAATTGTCATTTCTAGCGTTGAACACCCCTCAATTAACCTAATAGCTAATCAATTGCGTAATGAAGGCTGGGATATTAAATACTGGCCTGTGGATCGTTATGGAATTATTGATCTAGATTTACTAGAGGAGGTGTTATCTCCTCCGACAAAATTGGTTTCAATAATCTGGGGACAAAGTGAGATTGGCTCCATTCAGCCCATAAATCTCATAGGTATGGAATGTAAGAAACGAAATATTCTTTTCCATACAGATGCCACACAGGTCCTCCCTTGTGGCCTTATTGATTGGAGTAATTTAAATGTCGATATGCTTAGCGCCTCTGCTCATAAGCTTCAAGGCCCTAAAGGTATTGGATTATTGATGTTGCGAAAGGGTATTCAAGATTTATTAATGAAGAATCCTTCATATGGATTTAAAAATGGCTCAATAAGATCTGGTACTGAGTCAGTTCCTCTTATTGCAGGTTTTTCGACAGCAATTGACTTACTCAATGAATATATAGAGGTTAAAGACAATCAAACTTTATTTCCTGTGAATAATGTTTCAAAAATGACATCTCTTTTAAAAAAAAATCTAATTAATAATAAACATCTTACGTTTATCGGACCAGATATAGAAAGACTGCCCAATAATCTTTCATTTCTCTGCCATACAGAATCAATGATCCCGATTAAAGGTAGAGAAATTGTTCGATTATTGTCAAAAAATGGAGTTTATATAAGTAGCGGTAGTGCCTGCTCTTCATCTATTCAAGGACCAAATCCAATACTGGTAGCAATTAATGTTGACAAAACATTTCAAGAATCTGGATTAAGAATTACTATTGGTCCATGGATTTCAAATGATGATATTACCTCAGTTTCAAATATAATATTCGAATCATTGCAAACTTTAGAACTCAAAAAACAATGA
- the dapF gene encoding diaminopimelate epimerase, whose protein sequence is MKNNFSKYQGLGNDFIIFDARGNNLDHLFSKNKDNFIEHLCNRNFGIGADGIILILESNNKCFVRMKIYNSDGSEPEMCGNGIRCLIAFLNDNNEINESSEIPIETKAGLILTSINGNKNIKVNMGEPILSPLDIPTKLLMNNLNVPNGVITINDQILNVYAASMGNPHMIVFVNDIEGIPFKEWGSFLEKHNAFPNDTNVHFVEIIDKSNIKVKVWERGCGPTLACGTGACACLVVTSKLGKTLNNANVYLPGGKLEVEWPNQSGPVFMQGPALKVFSGEIDI, encoded by the coding sequence ATGAAAAATAATTTTTCAAAGTATCAAGGACTTGGTAATGATTTCATTATCTTTGATGCTCGTGGTAATAATTTAGATCATTTATTTTCAAAAAATAAAGATAATTTTATTGAGCACCTATGTAATAGAAATTTTGGCATCGGAGCTGATGGGATTATTCTTATATTAGAGTCTAATAATAAATGTTTTGTGAGAATGAAGATTTATAATTCTGATGGTTCCGAACCTGAAATGTGTGGCAACGGTATTAGATGCCTGATTGCTTTTTTGAACGATAATAATGAAATTAATGAATCTTCTGAGATTCCCATTGAAACCAAAGCGGGTCTTATTCTTACCTCTATTAATGGCAATAAAAATATAAAAGTAAATATGGGCGAACCTATCCTTTCTCCTTTAGATATACCCACAAAATTGTTGATGAATAATTTAAATGTTCCGAATGGAGTGATTACAATAAATGATCAAATATTAAATGTTTATGCTGCTAGTATGGGGAATCCTCATATGATCGTATTTGTTAATGATATTGAAGGGATACCATTTAAAGAATGGGGTAGTTTCCTTGAAAAACATAATGCATTTCCAAATGATACTAATGTTCACTTTGTTGAAATAATCGATAAGTCAAATATTAAAGTAAAGGTATGGGAAAGGGGTTGCGGCCCAACATTAGCTTGTGGTACTGGAGCATGCGCTTGTCTGGTAGTTACCTCTAAGTTAGGGAAAACTTTAAACAACGCTAATGTCTATTTACCAGGCGGCAAATTAGAAGTTGAATGGCCTAATCAGTCAGGTCCCGTTTTCATGCAAGGACCAGCTTTAAAAGTATTTAGTGGAGAGATAGATATTTAA